A window of Candidatus Jettenia caeni contains these coding sequences:
- a CDS encoding transposase — MLFTRDVHKPIYNSLHDLKSDKTINEWFNLAVYDESTLSQTAQEIDSILKKIPPSFLSHPPLSFKNFQSPHKQLTFSDVDDYEWFRQFFHSPKQLQKHYPLAILAFFDFSFLNFILEENPHVSLSRSLFKKSSDEKISSYYSPVSKFKMLLLRPLKNLPCDAEIPRFLEENDKYAKACGLSPLAIPHESQINRFKNHEITPIELLAIFYFMVTVAITHKIADSYLAAIDSPILDSHANPLHKTLTGSCKTCPYAHTCSHPAEWVSTDVNASFTVKHSNYSYGHKVHTMVDSVSNLVMGLFVSPSNLNDNPLFIPLLKVIDTIVRFRFKKYAADKGYDDKDNYHFVVNELKAELIIPHREETKTSPSLELFRIKDQVYHCTKVDMPLRPNGSDKKQNAVMFKCPNGFDGFSCPHATGCLKQGQTHKTFKVQIQDDLRIFGTPTTPKGSLQWKDDFKKRTSVERVFSDNKRVRQVASFLNFNLTAIFTHVVVAFVAHNLTVIFDHFKDTFRT; from the coding sequence ATGCTCTTTACCAGAGACGTTCATAAACCAATTTATAATTCCCTTCATGATTTGAAATCTGACAAGACAATCAATGAATGGTTCAATCTCGCTGTCTATGACGAATCTACTCTTTCGCAAACGGCTCAAGAAATCGACTCCATACTCAAAAAGATTCCCCCATCGTTTCTTTCCCATCCTCCGCTCAGCTTTAAAAATTTCCAGTCACCTCACAAACAACTCACCTTTAGCGATGTTGACGATTATGAATGGTTCAGACAGTTCTTCCATTCTCCCAAACAACTCCAAAAACATTACCCCCTGGCCATCCTCGCATTCTTTGACTTCTCTTTCCTGAACTTCATCCTTGAAGAAAATCCCCATGTGTCCCTTTCTCGTTCCCTCTTCAAGAAATCTTCTGATGAAAAAATCTCTTCCTACTACTCTCCGGTTTCCAAGTTCAAGATGCTCTTACTTCGACCTCTGAAAAACCTTCCCTGCGATGCCGAAATCCCACGATTCTTAGAGGAAAACGACAAGTATGCAAAAGCCTGTGGCTTATCTCCTCTGGCAATACCCCATGAATCCCAGATTAACCGCTTTAAAAACCATGAGATCACCCCTATTGAGCTCCTTGCTATTTTTTACTTCATGGTGACCGTTGCCATTACTCACAAAATCGCTGATTCGTATCTGGCTGCAATCGACTCGCCGATTCTTGATAGCCATGCCAACCCTTTGCACAAGACGCTTACGGGAAGTTGTAAAACCTGTCCCTATGCTCACACATGCTCTCACCCAGCCGAGTGGGTCTCCACAGATGTCAATGCCTCATTTACCGTAAAACACAGCAATTACTCCTATGGACATAAAGTTCATACCATGGTTGACTCAGTATCAAATCTCGTCATGGGACTTTTTGTATCTCCATCGAACCTGAACGATAATCCCCTTTTTATCCCCCTCTTAAAGGTCATTGATACTATCGTTCGATTCCGCTTCAAAAAGTATGCTGCCGATAAAGGGTACGACGATAAAGATAACTATCATTTCGTGGTGAATGAACTCAAAGCAGAACTCATTATCCCCCATCGGGAGGAAACAAAAACCTCACCCTCTTTAGAACTCTTTCGCATCAAAGATCAGGTATACCACTGTACCAAAGTTGATATGCCTCTCAGACCGAATGGCTCTGATAAAAAACAAAACGCAGTTATGTTCAAATGCCCCAATGGATTTGACGGCTTCTCATGCCCTCATGCCACTGGATGCCTGAAACAGGGACAAACGCACAAAACGTTCAAAGTTCAGATACAAGACGACCTCCGTATCTTTGGAACTCCTACTACCCCAAAAGGCTCTCTCCAGTGGAAAGATGACTTTAAAAAAAGAACTTCCGTCGAGCGGGTATTCTCCGACAACAAACGGGTTCGTCAGGTTGCTTCATTTCTGAATTTCAATCTTACCGCCATCTTTACCCATGTGGTTGTTGCCTTTGTAGCTCACAACCTTACCGTTATTTTCGACCACTTCAAGGATACTTTCCGGACATGA
- a CDS encoding RNA polymerase sigma 70 subunit RpoD has protein sequence MDKFEYKISYLPDINPENFIGEDDFNDGESLEEKVKYKDYDPVRLYLKEMSHLPLLSREEEFHLAKKIKVISRLLHRRVLNFDYALEKYLHILEEVESESDLVQFIDTTVTKDQSKNERVEQICTVTGKIREIIEANRRDYEKINKGTVPGYVKTRTLRNIAARKRKATRELEAMHIRTETILPVMRQLLDVLSELVRFEEQSRGSHRKKESYKKLLYSIDEIKTLLIIPVEEIEKAIHMIHSIYHAYESARKRFSEGNLRLVVSIAKKYRKRGLAFHDLIQEGNTGLMRAIDKYDYRMGFKFSTYATWWIKQAIIRAIDDKARTVRIPVHMTEVINKTTQVLKNTHWNLDRKPKLESIAKEANIPLAEVFRVFRIASRPISLENPIGNDGETMFEDFIQDKKTESPVFLAHQSLLKEQLEKVLNTLSHREREVIKLRFGIGDGYTHTLEEIGKRFNITRERIRQIEAIAIRKLQHPLRSRKLEGFLEGAMAN, from the coding sequence ATGGACAAATTTGAATATAAAATTAGCTATCTTCCCGATATAAATCCTGAGAATTTTATTGGTGAAGATGATTTTAATGATGGGGAAAGCCTTGAGGAAAAGGTAAAATACAAGGACTATGACCCCGTTCGTCTCTATCTGAAAGAGATGTCCCATTTGCCCTTATTATCCCGTGAAGAAGAATTCCATCTGGCAAAGAAGATAAAGGTTATAAGCCGGTTACTTCACAGAAGGGTGCTGAATTTTGATTATGCCCTGGAAAAATACTTACATATTCTGGAGGAAGTAGAAAGCGAATCGGACCTTGTTCAATTTATCGATACAACGGTAACAAAAGATCAAAGTAAAAACGAGAGGGTTGAACAAATCTGCACAGTTACCGGAAAAATCAGAGAAATAATTGAAGCAAATCGGAGAGACTATGAAAAGATTAACAAAGGAACCGTTCCGGGATACGTAAAAACCAGAACTCTCAGGAATATAGCAGCCAGGAAAAGAAAAGCAACCAGAGAATTAGAGGCTATGCATATTCGTACAGAAACAATATTGCCCGTTATGAGACAACTATTAGATGTCTTGTCTGAACTGGTAAGATTTGAAGAACAATCAAGGGGTTCGCATCGTAAGAAAGAATCTTACAAAAAGCTTCTGTACAGTATTGATGAAATAAAAACACTTTTAATAATTCCTGTTGAAGAAATAGAGAAGGCTATTCATATGATTCATTCCATTTACCATGCATATGAATCTGCCAGGAAAAGATTCTCTGAGGGCAATTTAAGGTTAGTGGTAAGTATCGCAAAAAAATACCGGAAACGCGGTCTTGCCTTTCATGATCTTATCCAGGAAGGAAATACGGGTCTTATGAGAGCTATCGATAAATACGATTACCGTATGGGCTTCAAATTTAGCACGTATGCTACCTGGTGGATTAAGCAAGCGATTATCAGGGCAATAGACGATAAAGCAAGGACAGTACGAATCCCTGTGCATATGACAGAAGTAATTAACAAAACAACGCAGGTGTTAAAGAACACCCATTGGAATCTTGACAGAAAGCCTAAGTTAGAAAGCATTGCAAAAGAAGCAAACATTCCTCTTGCAGAAGTTTTCAGGGTATTTCGAATTGCATCGAGACCTATCTCACTAGAAAATCCTATTGGGAATGATGGTGAAACAATGTTTGAGGATTTTATCCAGGACAAAAAGACGGAATCGCCGGTCTTTTTGGCTCACCAATCTTTGCTTAAGGAGCAGTTAGAAAAGGTCCTTAATACCTTAAGTCACCGGGAACGCGAAGTGATTAAGCTGCGTTTTGGTATCGGTGATGGCTATACACACACCCTGGAAGAAATCGGGAAGAGGTTTAATATAACAAGGGAGCGAATTCGCCAAATCGAAGCCATCGCTATTCGTAAACTTCAACACCCACTACGAAGCAGGAAATTAGAAGGGTTCCTCGAAGGGGCTATGGCAAATTAG
- a CDS encoding N-acyl-D-amino-acid deacylase, with product MDFNLIIKKGTVIDGTGMPRSTIDIGIKDDKIVSLDKHIPDSNCPTICAEEMIVTPGFIDIHSHSDFLWIAHPESTSKILDGVTTEICGNCGLSAFPLRGKVLERRSQGLAKYGIPITWQSAAEFYAMAENIHSSINRAFLVGHGNIRACAFEYEDRSPHPHEFHTMRKDLEEAMKAGAFGMSSGLIYPPGCYSTEDELSELCEVVGNYGGLYATHIRNEGDTLEEAIAEATRIANRSGAKLQISHLKTSGNRNWHKIKNIKMILEHAIDEGIDVTCDRYPYIAAATDLDAILPHWVYEGGTEKQIQRLKNTQVRKQIEEELSPVYDDNFWNGIVISSVYYDKNKWMEGKRISEIAMNLTTTPFDVVFNLLVEEDTRVDIFLFSMCEENLEKIISWDFVFIGSDSSVRAGHGILSGGKPHPRSYGTFSRVLGRFCREKNLLSEEKAIQKMTGLPAQKVGLDKRGLIKKGYFADITIFDPARIIDKSTYTEPHQYSEGIAYVIVNGQVTVRNGRHTGVTNGRILRKS from the coding sequence ATGGATTTCAATCTCATAATAAAAAAGGGGACAGTAATCGATGGAACTGGAATGCCAAGAAGTACGATAGATATTGGTATCAAGGATGACAAGATCGTCTCTCTCGATAAGCATATTCCTGATAGTAATTGCCCTACCATCTGCGCAGAAGAGATGATCGTTACCCCCGGATTTATTGATATTCATTCCCATAGCGATTTCTTATGGATTGCTCATCCTGAAAGTACCAGCAAAATACTTGATGGGGTAACTACAGAGATATGCGGAAACTGCGGTTTATCCGCCTTCCCGTTACGAGGAAAAGTGTTGGAAAGGCGGTCACAGGGACTGGCAAAATACGGTATCCCAATTACATGGCAGTCCGCCGCAGAATTTTATGCTATGGCAGAAAATATACACAGTTCCATAAACAGGGCTTTTCTCGTCGGTCATGGTAATATAAGGGCATGTGCTTTCGAATATGAAGATAGAAGTCCCCATCCACACGAATTCCATACTATGAGGAAAGATTTAGAAGAAGCTATGAAGGCCGGAGCCTTCGGTATGTCCAGCGGTCTTATCTATCCCCCCGGTTGTTACTCAACAGAGGATGAATTATCAGAACTATGTGAAGTGGTAGGAAATTACGGTGGTTTGTATGCAACCCATATACGAAATGAAGGAGATACACTTGAAGAAGCCATTGCAGAAGCCACCCGAATAGCAAACCGCTCAGGGGCTAAATTGCAAATATCACATCTCAAAACCTCCGGAAACCGTAACTGGCATAAGATCAAAAATATAAAAATGATACTTGAACATGCCATCGATGAAGGGATCGATGTCACCTGCGATCGTTACCCTTACATCGCCGCTGCTACAGACCTGGATGCCATCCTACCTCATTGGGTCTATGAGGGTGGCACTGAAAAACAGATACAGAGATTAAAGAATACACAGGTCCGAAAACAAATCGAGGAAGAACTATCCCCTGTGTATGACGATAATTTTTGGAATGGGATCGTAATCTCTTCCGTCTATTATGATAAAAATAAGTGGATGGAAGGTAAAAGAATCTCAGAAATTGCAATGAACCTCACCACCACTCCTTTCGATGTAGTTTTTAACTTGCTTGTAGAAGAGGATACAAGGGTTGATATTTTTTTATTCAGTATGTGTGAGGAGAATTTAGAGAAGATAATCAGTTGGGATTTTGTCTTTATTGGTTCTGACAGTTCTGTACGCGCCGGCCATGGAATTTTGAGCGGGGGAAAGCCTCATCCACGCAGCTATGGAACTTTTTCACGTGTTTTGGGAAGATTTTGCCGGGAAAAGAACCTTCTTTCCGAAGAAAAGGCCATCCAGAAGATGACAGGTCTTCCTGCGCAGAAAGTTGGATTGGATAAAAGGGGGTTGATAAAAAAGGGGTATTTTGCAGATATAACTATTTTCGATCCTGCAAGAATTATAGATAAGAGCACCTACACAGAACCTCATCAATACTCTGAAGGCATAGCATATGTAATAGTAAACGGGCAAGTTACCGTGAGAAATGGCAGACATACAGGTGTAACCAATGGCCGTATATTGCGAAAATCATAG
- a CDS encoding RNA polymerase sigma-54 factor RpoN — MKMQSSLLPQLQQKMKLSPQIIQSIEILQLPLLALVEHIQQELVDNPVLEEVLEEKKDENLKEGDETPADDAKSDEFDKLGEMADDWRDYYSQTIVRRNNLSEERDQKQEALENTAAKPMSLHDYLMGQLSLIDFPSHLAEAAENIIYSIDKSGYLASPLEEIVQSLEKPLPVEEVKEALKVVQSLEPPGVGARNLQECLVLQLDKRDAHYQLTKELLLNYLEDIEMKKYPAIAKKTGQSLDIIKRQVEFIRTLNPKPGSIFCDETIPYVVPEVKVEYIDGKYEVFLIDNTNLPHLHISSFYKKFLSENGTDNSTLQYIQKKIESAKWLIDAIEQRRSTLYKVACKIVEMQKDFLDEGIHRLHTLKMQDIADVVGVHVSTVSRAIAHKYIQTPQGIFEMKFFFTGGFQNVDGSMESWEAIRQKLSEIVAKENKSNPLSDEEVAEKLHASGIAIARRTVTKYRRIMKIPSSRQRKEY; from the coding sequence ATGAAAATGCAATCGTCTTTATTACCTCAACTTCAACAAAAAATGAAGTTGTCTCCTCAAATTATCCAATCAATTGAGATTTTACAGTTACCTTTATTGGCTCTTGTTGAACATATACAGCAAGAGTTAGTAGACAATCCTGTACTTGAAGAGGTACTTGAAGAGAAAAAAGATGAGAACCTCAAGGAAGGAGATGAAACACCGGCCGATGATGCAAAAAGTGACGAATTTGATAAACTCGGGGAAATGGCTGATGATTGGCGTGATTATTACTCACAAACTATAGTTCGGAGAAATAACCTTTCGGAAGAACGAGATCAGAAACAGGAGGCATTAGAGAACACCGCAGCCAAGCCGATGTCCCTCCATGATTATTTGATGGGGCAGCTCTCATTAATCGATTTCCCCAGCCATCTTGCAGAAGCCGCTGAAAACATTATCTATTCCATTGATAAATCCGGATATTTAGCCAGTCCTCTGGAAGAAATTGTGCAATCCCTTGAAAAGCCGCTTCCCGTTGAAGAGGTTAAGGAAGCCTTAAAAGTTGTACAATCGCTTGAACCACCCGGAGTTGGAGCCAGAAATTTGCAGGAGTGTCTCGTATTGCAATTGGATAAACGAGATGCACATTACCAGTTAACGAAGGAATTGCTTCTTAATTATCTGGAAGATATTGAGATGAAAAAATATCCTGCCATAGCAAAAAAAACCGGACAGAGCTTAGATATCATAAAAAGACAGGTTGAATTTATCCGTACCCTAAATCCCAAACCTGGTTCTATCTTTTGTGATGAGACTATTCCGTATGTAGTTCCGGAAGTAAAAGTAGAATATATTGACGGAAAATATGAGGTATTTCTTATCGATAACACGAATTTGCCCCATTTGCATATCAGTTCTTTTTATAAGAAATTCTTAAGTGAAAATGGTACTGATAATTCTACCTTGCAATATATACAAAAGAAAATTGAATCGGCAAAATGGCTTATTGATGCAATCGAACAGAGAAGGAGCACGCTCTACAAAGTAGCCTGCAAAATAGTAGAGATGCAAAAGGATTTTTTAGATGAGGGAATTCACCGGTTGCATACCCTGAAAATGCAGGATATCGCCGATGTTGTAGGAGTACATGTATCAACGGTAAGCCGCGCCATTGCTCATAAATATATTCAAACACCCCAAGGTATATTCGAAATGAAGTTTTTCTTTACCGGAGGTTTTCAGAACGTGGACGGATCGATGGAATCATGGGAAGCTATACGGCAAAAACTCTCCGAGATTGTTGCGAAAGAAAATAAATCAAATCCTTTGAGTGACGAAGAAGTCGCAGAAAAACTCCATGCCTCTGGTATAGCTATCGCCCGAAGAACCGTTACAAAATACCGGAGAATCATGAAGATACCATCCTCAAGGCAACGGAAGGAATATTAG
- a CDS encoding recombination protein RecR — MNAYPQSIIKLMNEFGKMPGIGQKTAERLACYILKQPVEEAMQLAYAIRDVKKFIKTCSICFNVSEKDPCHICSNTQRDNSVICVIEQLADLLTIEKTGKYNGLYHVLQGHISPLDGISPESLTIEGLLQRVKSNHVEEVILATNLNMEGDATALYIHKQLHSLGVRVTRLARGLPTGSYLEYANTAIVSDAISGRNEMRSS, encoded by the coding sequence TTGAATGCATATCCACAATCTATAATCAAACTCATGAACGAGTTCGGGAAAATGCCAGGTATAGGGCAAAAGACAGCAGAACGACTCGCATGTTATATCTTAAAACAACCTGTAGAAGAAGCAATGCAGCTTGCCTATGCCATCCGCGATGTAAAAAAGTTTATTAAAACCTGTTCGATCTGTTTTAATGTATCAGAAAAAGATCCATGCCATATTTGCAGTAATACGCAAAGGGATAATTCTGTAATCTGTGTAATCGAACAGCTTGCCGACCTTTTAACCATAGAAAAGACCGGTAAGTATAACGGTCTTTATCATGTGCTCCAGGGGCATATTTCCCCTCTGGATGGCATTAGCCCGGAGTCTCTTACCATTGAAGGGCTCTTGCAAAGGGTTAAAAGTAATCATGTAGAAGAAGTTATCCTGGCAACGAATTTGAATATGGAAGGAGATGCAACCGCTTTGTATATTCATAAACAACTGCATTCTTTAGGAGTGCGGGTTACCAGACTTGCCCGTGGATTACCAACAGGAAGCTACCTCGAATATGCAAATACAGCGATTGTCTCTGATGCAATTAGTGGTAGAAACGAAATGAGGTCTTCATAG
- a CDS encoding DNA polymerase III gamma/tau subunits, producing MSYVVLARRYRPQTFEDLVGQESIVTTLRNAIRFNRVAHAYLLAGPRGVGKTSMARIVSKALNCQHGPTDTPCNTCDICRCISEGKDIDVLEIDGASNRGIDEVRNIRQNVNYAPSRARYKIYIIDEVHMLTREAFNALLKTLEEPPPHVKFIFATTAVNRLPETVQSRCQRFDFKNISIHDIEKRLLDISKAEGVHIDPLALHMIARYAKGGLRDSQSVLDQLLSFCKDTVSLEDVNFVLGCIDEDKLLGMFDSFVKKEVSSALKIVDTVLNEGKTCGEFIDQMLLCIRELLIFSSCGQDAKWIEFNTSLIQRHGKSFSGDTLLYMIQLLSETRVRTTDSLLHRILLETAIIKLCRMESIGSLHEIAEKIASLEDRFIKLDSKDTEKKQEIIPAQKPLVPEMVSEPISEGYTTIKTESKNVEMQHDEKSLWEKILFIVQGKKKSTWSLLKEGRLTEIKDGDITIEFPGNYTFHMQRLSQIEEKKLIEQCIKEVLQSSVRLKFAIAKNIHPEKNKTNLSSDHDPSDQIAVNPVCSEPVVNKIVELFDGHVMKVNK from the coding sequence ATGTCTTATGTCGTATTAGCACGCCGGTATCGCCCTCAAACTTTTGAGGATCTCGTAGGGCAAGAATCGATAGTAACAACTCTTCGGAATGCCATCCGCTTCAACAGGGTTGCTCACGCTTATTTGTTAGCAGGACCTCGGGGCGTGGGTAAGACCTCGATGGCACGCATAGTATCCAAGGCATTGAATTGCCAGCATGGTCCTACAGATACTCCCTGTAATACCTGTGATATTTGCCGATGCATCTCCGAAGGAAAGGATATTGATGTCCTGGAAATAGATGGTGCCTCGAATCGGGGGATTGATGAAGTAAGAAATATACGACAAAATGTAAATTACGCCCCATCACGCGCACGCTATAAAATTTATATTATTGATGAAGTACATATGCTAACACGCGAGGCTTTTAATGCGCTTCTAAAAACTCTTGAAGAACCGCCGCCACATGTTAAATTTATTTTCGCCACAACGGCGGTTAACCGGTTGCCTGAAACTGTTCAATCACGATGTCAGCGGTTCGATTTTAAGAATATTTCTATCCATGATATTGAAAAGCGGCTTCTTGATATCTCTAAAGCTGAAGGCGTACACATTGACCCCTTAGCTCTTCACATGATAGCAAGATATGCTAAGGGCGGATTACGGGATTCCCAATCAGTCCTGGATCAGCTTCTCTCTTTTTGCAAGGATACGGTATCCTTAGAAGACGTAAATTTTGTTTTGGGCTGCATTGACGAAGATAAACTCCTGGGTATGTTCGACAGCTTCGTAAAAAAAGAGGTATCCTCTGCCCTGAAGATCGTGGATACTGTTCTCAATGAAGGAAAAACGTGTGGAGAGTTTATAGATCAGATGCTTTTGTGTATCAGGGAACTTCTGATTTTTTCTTCTTGTGGACAAGATGCTAAATGGATAGAGTTTAATACATCTCTTATACAGCGACATGGAAAGTCTTTTTCTGGCGATACTTTACTCTATATGATTCAATTGCTGTCAGAGACGAGAGTGCGCACTACGGATTCTCTCTTACACCGTATCTTACTTGAAACGGCTATCATTAAATTATGCCGAATGGAATCTATCGGCTCATTGCATGAAATCGCAGAAAAAATTGCATCTCTGGAAGATAGATTTATAAAATTAGACAGTAAAGATACAGAGAAAAAGCAAGAAATTATACCTGCACAAAAACCTCTTGTTCCGGAAATGGTGTCAGAACCGATATCGGAAGGATATACTACAATAAAAACTGAGAGTAAAAATGTTGAAATGCAACATGATGAAAAAAGTCTTTGGGAAAAAATTCTTTTTATAGTGCAAGGCAAAAAAAAATCTACCTGGTCACTTCTTAAGGAAGGCCGATTGACCGAAATAAAAGATGGAGATATAACGATCGAGTTTCCGGGTAATTATACCTTTCACATGCAAAGACTCAGTCAAATAGAAGAAAAAAAACTTATAGAGCAGTGTATAAAAGAAGTACTCCAGAGTAGTGTGAGACTAAAATTCGCTATAGCAAAAAACATACATCCCGAAAAAAACAAAACAAATTTATCATCAGATCATGACCCTTCTGATCAAATTGCGGTCAATCCTGTATGCTCTGAACCAGTGGTAAATAAGATCGTAGAATTGTTTGATGGTCATGTCATGAAAGTAAATAAATAG
- a CDS encoding ubiquinone biosynthesis protein, with protein sequence MQFGKIGQKIRDIRRFNQIIRILTKHGFGFAIQQLRLNDHIIGRGIIKTGVLRRFTEPQESRAVRLRKVLEELGPTFIKFGQILSVRPDLIPQDFCTELSKLQDRIPPFSYGEVRKQIWESFRSYPEELFSSFDSIPLAAASLGQAHRAQLKTGENVVVKVQRPDIRKMIETDIDILYNLAQLADRYMQDIRFFDPVSIVDEFSRIIMKEIDFRYEAHNIDRFCKNFKDSTTTYIPKVFWDYTKSKVLTTEEIKGVKLNHYLCGHRPCEEKKIVAANGANAVLQQVFIDGFFHADPHPGNIFILPNNAIAFVDFGIVGRLDEETRYAIVNLLIAISMKNIQGILKALEMLGSFVDEESARDFKHDINDLIEWYYDIPLKQIEISMVLPQAIDVMTRHKLKIPPQMHILVKTIATMDGIARQLDPEFNIIAYTRPFVERLVHERHDPKRIFKDAVFYSSELLDILKVIPKDTYEIVKKIKKGTLKIEFEHQGLSKFIFEMDKSSNRVSFSMVVSALIIGSSLIIMSNRGPLMYGLPVLGILGFVFAGILGLALAVGIFRSGRL encoded by the coding sequence ATGCAGTTTGGGAAAATAGGTCAAAAGATTCGCGATATTCGCCGTTTTAACCAAATCATAAGAATATTAACGAAGCACGGTTTTGGTTTTGCCATCCAACAGCTTCGTTTGAATGACCATATTATTGGAAGGGGTATTATCAAGACGGGTGTATTACGGCGTTTCACAGAGCCGCAAGAGTCTCGAGCCGTCCGACTGAGAAAGGTATTGGAAGAGCTTGGCCCCACATTTATAAAATTCGGACAAATCCTCAGTGTCCGGCCCGATCTGATTCCACAAGACTTTTGTACGGAATTAAGTAAACTTCAGGATCGTATTCCTCCGTTCAGTTATGGAGAGGTCAGAAAGCAGATATGGGAATCCTTTCGAAGTTATCCTGAAGAATTATTCTCCTCATTCGACTCAATTCCCCTTGCAGCCGCCTCTTTGGGGCAAGCACACCGGGCACAACTCAAGACGGGTGAGAATGTAGTTGTAAAGGTGCAGCGACCAGATATCCGCAAAATGATTGAAACAGATATTGATATTCTCTATAACCTGGCTCAATTGGCAGATCGGTATATGCAGGATATACGGTTTTTTGACCCCGTGAGTATTGTCGATGAGTTCTCAAGGATTATTATGAAGGAGATCGATTTTCGATACGAGGCACACAATATTGACAGGTTTTGCAAAAATTTTAAAGATAGCACCACGACATATATTCCTAAAGTCTTTTGGGATTACACGAAATCCAAGGTGCTTACTACAGAAGAAATCAAAGGTGTTAAACTCAATCATTACTTGTGCGGGCACCGTCCGTGTGAAGAGAAAAAGATTGTTGCTGCAAATGGCGCAAATGCCGTCCTTCAGCAGGTATTTATCGATGGATTTTTTCATGCAGACCCTCATCCGGGAAATATCTTCATTCTTCCAAACAATGCGATTGCTTTTGTAGATTTTGGGATTGTCGGCAGGCTCGATGAAGAGACACGTTATGCTATTGTGAACCTCCTGATTGCTATATCAATGAAGAATATACAGGGTATTTTGAAAGCATTGGAAATGCTGGGTTCTTTTGTCGATGAGGAATCTGCGCGGGATTTTAAACATGATATCAATGATCTTATAGAATGGTACTATGATATACCTTTAAAACAGATAGAAATTTCTATGGTACTTCCACAAGCTATTGATGTGATGACACGCCATAAACTCAAGATACCGCCACAAATGCACATTCTTGTCAAGACTATTGCTACTATGGATGGTATTGCCAGGCAGTTGGACCCGGAATTTAATATCATTGCTTATACCAGACCATTTGTGGAAAGGCTGGTACATGAACGGCACGATCCAAAACGCATATTCAAAGACGCAGTATTTTATTCTTCGGAATTATTGGATATTCTCAAGGTGATTCCTAAAGATACGTATGAAATTGTAAAAAAGATAAAAAAGGGGACATTAAAAATTGAATTTGAGCATCAGGGACTCTCAAAGTTTATATTTGAGATGGATAAATCAAGTAATCGCGTCTCATTCAGCATGGTCGTTTCTGCTTTGATTATTGGCTCTTCACTTATTATTATGTCGAACAGGGGGCCTTTGATGTACGGCCTTCCCGTGCTAGGCATTCTTGGGTTTGTTTTTGCCGGCATCCTTGGGTTGGCGTTGGCAGTAGGCATTTTTAGATCCGGGCGTTTATAA
- a CDS encoding putative deaminase: MEDSTGKHEYFMRQALAEARKAAEKDEVPIGAVIVYENHIIARAHNQREMLNDPTAHAEMIAITQAAAHLQNWRLTGTTIYVTLEPCAMCAGALVQSRIDTLVYGTPDKKAGACASVINLVQEPRFNHRLNVLSNVLADECKHILQKFFLENCRTK; encoded by the coding sequence ATGGAAGATAGTACGGGCAAACATGAATATTTTATGAGGCAGGCCCTTGCCGAGGCGAGAAAGGCTGCAGAAAAAGATGAAGTGCCAATCGGCGCTGTGATTGTTTATGAAAACCACATAATAGCTCGTGCACATAATCAGCGAGAAATGCTCAACGATCCTACTGCCCATGCGGAAATGATAGCAATAACTCAAGCTGCCGCACATTTACAAAACTGGCGTTTAACAGGAACAACAATCTATGTAACTTTGGAACCTTGTGCAATGTGTGCCGGCGCTTTAGTGCAATCGAGGATTGATACCCTTGTTTATGGGACTCCAGATAAAAAGGCCGGGGCTTGTGCATCGGTTATAAATCTTGTTCAGGAACCGAGGTTTAACCATCGTTTGAATGTTCTGTCAAATGTCCTTGCCGATGAATGTAAACATATATTGCAAAAATTCTTTTTAGAAAACTGCCGTACGAAATAA